The proteins below are encoded in one region of Ricinus communis isolate WT05 ecotype wild-type chromosome 6, ASM1957865v1, whole genome shotgun sequence:
- the LOC8273833 gene encoding uncharacterized protein LOC8273833, which translates to MAQAQVSLNCYESLTTETSPSSLDGEQKNPKNNIASQNRNIVEVVNSIIPETLKKSYGIPTKAATIMVMALAMAELMMSFMRGCDSALALSGGRMGGRSSSNCSSYSISSRYSSYSSGGSSFTKTYYVSKLQVAVYDAERTFRMDLNRIAEKADTSKASGLHRMLSDTTRLLLKHFDSCISGYVSVHQQEKCDPAMEFFDKLSLEEREKFDEETLVNVDNKRKEKVSSIKDNELSRGHTVVTILVATYGSSNKLPTINGPVDL; encoded by the exons ATGGCACAGGCACAAGTTTCTCTT AATTGCTATGAATCCTTAACTACAGAAACTAGCCCTTCCAGTCTTGATGGAGAGCAAAAGAATCCCAAGAACAATATCGCAAGCCAAAATAGGAACATCGTTGAAGTGGTTAATAGTATCATCCCAGAAACTCTCAAGAAATCCTATGGAATTCCGACGAAAGCAGCCACCATCATGGTAATGGCATTGGCAATGGCTGAATTAATGATGAGCTTTATGCGTGGCTGTGACTCTGCATTAGCCTTGTCTGGTGGCCGCATGGGCGGACGTTCAAGTAGTAATTGTTCGAGCTATAGTATCAGTAGTCGTTATTCGAGCTACAGTAGTGGTGGTTCAAGCTT CACAAAGACCTATTATGTATCCAAGCTTCAG GTAGCAGTATATGACGCAGAAAGGACTTTCCGAATGGACCTTAATCGAATTGCTGAAAAGGCTGATACATCTAAAGCTTCTGGTTTGCATCGTATGCTTTCAG ATACTACAAGGCTATTGCTTAAGCATTTCGATTCTTGCATATCTGGCTACGTTTCT GTGCATCAGCAGGAGAAATGCGATCCTGCTATGGAATTCTTTGATAAACTTTCCTTGGAAGAACGGGAAAAGTTCGATGAAGAGACACTTGTTAATGTAGAcaacaagagaaaggaaaaagtaTCAAGCATAAAAGATAATGAATTAAGCAGAGGCCATACAGTG GTAACAATCTTGGTTGCTACTTATGGAAGTTCTAATAAATTGCCCACTATCAATGGCCCTGTAGACTTATAG